The DNA segment GCATAACCTTTGATAGATGTAATTGGGGTTTTTAATTCGTGGGATGCGTTTTGGAAGAATTGTTCTCTTATCAATTGATTTTGTCTGTCTTCCGTAATATCGGATATCACTCCAATATATAATTGAACCATGGCATCTGATTTAATAGGATAAATTCTAGCTGTGTAAAAATGAAGTCCATCCTGGAATTCAGTTTTTCCTTCTTTTCCAGATTTAATTTTATCGGTGATAAAATTAAGCAGTTCTTTGTTTTTGATTGAGGGTATAAATTCTTTGAATTGCGAATTTTTCTCAATTAAGGTTTCTGCAATATTTCGATTCAAAAATAGAAATTTATGATTTCTATCAATTGCAAAAACACCCTCTTTTAAATTTTGAAGTAAGTAATTAAATTTTTCCTTTTCAACGGTAAGATCTAAAAATTGAACTTTAAGTCGCCTCGCCATTTCATTGATAGAAGATGCAAGTGTTGCCAATTCCCGAATGTCAGGTGATGACAATTCAACACCAAAATCACCTGCATTGATTTCTTTTGTTTTTTTCTCAACCGTTGCAAGTGGGTCTGTGATTCGCATTGCAATGTTTGTTGAAATATAAAAAGTCCCAAATATGGCAATGAGTACAAAACCAAATAGGATAAGTGGTCTTACGGCTGGGACAACCAAATCATAAATATAAAATACACCCAATGCAAGGGTCAAAAGTACAAGTAAAAGACCCCAATTGAGAAGGAGAAGTGTTGAAAAAAAACTACGCATCTCGGAATCGATAACCGACTCCGCGGATCGTTTCGAGTCGTTCTTTTTCTGAGAGTAGTTTATCTCTTAATCGTTTGATATTCACATCTACTGTTCGATCGGTGACAAAAACGTCTTTACCCCAAATTCTATCTAAAAGTTTGTCTCGTGAAAAGGCAACTCCTGGATTTCCAGCAAACAGCTGTAATAATTTAAATTCGATTAACGTTAGGTCAATCTCGGTTCCTTCGACAAAAACTTTGTGAGCAGTTGGATTGATTTGGATTTTTCCAGTGGTGATTGTCCCCTGTACTTCTTGGCTCGGATCTGTTGTCCTTCTTGTAACAGTTCGTACTCGTGCTACCAGTTCTCTAATATTAAAAGGTTTACGGATATAATCATCTGCACCTAACTCAAGTCCCAGTACCACATCGGTTTCGCCTGTTTTTGCAGTGACCATTAGGATTGGGATTTGTGGGTACTTTTCTTTGATCCTTCTACAGAGATCCATTCCACCGATACCAGGTAACATTAAATCTAAGATAATGCCATCAGGGAGATTTTTTTCTAAACGAGGGAGGACTTCCATTCCATTATGGCAAACTTCCGTTTGGAATCCTTCTTCTTCCAAATGAAATTGGATGAGGCCGGCAATGTCTTCTTCGTCATCTACGATCAATATTTTCATGAATTGCCTTTAAAATAGCAGTGATTCATTACAAAAAGAATACAAAATGATGACAAAAAATCGATTCCCGATCATTTACCAAGCATTTGGTTGATGTCTCGGATCGCTTTTCGTTGGCGAAGAAGTATCAACCCTAAAAATCCAGTGAACAATAGGAAAGCCAGTACATAGACCCAGAGTAACGATCTTAATCGCGCTTGTTCTTTTTCGATCGCTTGGATTTCTTCTAAATGTGAGATGAGAAAGTAAAAATGATCTGCTTTTGGATAGGATTTTTTCACTTCCAACCGTAAATCGGAGACAAGAACCTTTGCTTCTTCTTTGGAAAGAGATTCCACTAAACGGATCGACTTGTCTAGGTCCATGTTCAAAAAATCTTCTGCTGATGGGAGTGGTTCTGCAGACAATGTGGATACGAATAAAAATAAGAAGGAAAATAAAAGACCTTTCACAAACGTTTAAACCTCTTCAAATCCAAGTTTCTCTTTCCATGCATTCAGAAAAGGAATTCTTGTGTTGAGGAGTAAAAAGCCAAGCACTAAGGAATAAAAACAAAAAAACAAACTCGAACTGATGAGGAGAGGGAGTAAATAAATGGAACTCTCATCTTGTTGGATGGAAAAAAGCATCGTTCCGAACGGAATCAGTAATAACAAAAAGGAAACAAAGAGAGAAGAGAATAAAAACTTAAGAGGCAAAATTTGGCTTAACACTCTGACTCTGATGATAGAAGGAACTTCCATGTGTTTTAAAAATGGATCTGGCTCAGAGAAAATACCTTCGGGAAAAATAATCCTTTTATCCTTCAATTTCATGAGACCACCATTTTCTTAAAAGTTCCTTACCCCGTGAGATATGACTTTTTATTGTGTTCAGTTTGATATTGAGATCGTTCGCAATTTCCTTCAAAGGTTTGTTCTCAAAATAATGCAAATGGATCGGCAGTTGGTATGATTTGGGGAGTTTTGCGATGAGTGAATGTAATGTGAGCTGAGTTTCTTCTTTGTCCAAAATTTCGGCAACTGAAGGTTTGGATTTGTCTGCAACAGTTGATACGTCTTCTGTCCAATCAGTGATGAGATGAGATTTCTTTTTGTTAACTTTAGTTAAGCGAAATTTTGCAATTTGAAACAACCATGTAGAAAATTGAGCTTCTCCACGGAATTGACTTAAGGATTCGTAGGCTTTGAGAAAAACTTCTTGGGTGAAATCCTCTGCTTCCTCTTCCGATAAAAAAGCTTTGCGTGCTTGAGAAAATACCATCCCCTGGTACCGTTTCATCAGTACTTCAAATTGAGAAACATCTCCATGTAAAACCAACTGGATGGAATTCCAGTCTTCGTCGTTACATTTCCGTTTGGTCTCTGTTAACGGCTCAGTTTGTAAAAGGTCAAGAGACCGAGTCCAATTGCGAATGGGATTAACCCTCCTAACATCGCCATAGAACGACCTAAGACGAGTATAAATACAAACGATAACGTAAATCCAGTGAATGTCAACAAAAGACCTAGTAAAAAAGAATACAATCTGATGTCAAAACTCCAAGGTTTGTACTGACCTGACTGGATCAGTGCCATTTTCTGTTTATGCCACCATTGGAACAAAAAAAACAAAAATGTGGTCCCAAAAATGATCCCAATATGGGGAACTAAATACAAAGCCAGTCGGTAAGGATCAGAACCACCTTGGTTTTGAATTTCTCTTAATAGTGTAACGATTGTTTCATACTGCTCGGGTGTCATGAAACAGCTTCTCCAATTAAATTTGATGCGTATGTACTAAGAAGAGACATACCTTCTGATTTGTCACATTGGAAAATTTGTAATCCAATATTCGTGGTATCATTGTCTCCTTTTTTTAGACTTCGTAAACTTCCAAAAAATGTGTAAGGAGAAGAGTTGATTTTTAATTGGAAAGAAACTGGTGAACCTACGGGTCTTCCATCGATATTTGTTCCTTTTGGAAGAGTCATTCCAATCCCACGTCCATCTTGGCTAATGTCTCTAACGGGCGTTGTGCGAATGATTGTTTCCCAATCTTTTGCATAGGCAAATTCAAGTTGGAAAACAAATTCTTCCGCTTTTTGGTCTAAAAAGTTAAGTAAGGGGCCAATCCCTTCTGGTCCTTCGATATTCGATTGTAAAACCGGGTTTCCTAAGTCTGGTAAATTACTGATGATTTCAAAGTACCCTAAGAGTACCTTACCATTGGCAAAAAATGGGAAAATTAGTGTAGATTTTGTATTGCTGAGCAATAACGAATCCAAATAGGAACGGACGTAAATTTCACTCAATTTTTTGGGACTATAAAATCCTCGATCGGTATAAAAAATTCTTCGATTCGCATCACGGACGTAATATGGAGCTTTGGATGTAGCGAGGGCTTCCATAAGCTGGGTGTCCGCTGCATAATAAAAACCGATTTGGACTCTTTTGATAAAATAACCAAAATTCGTTAGCACTTGTTCTAGGTGGATTTGCCACTGGTTCAATGTTTGGTTGATGATCGAGGTTTTTCCGTAAATGGAAATCACTGTGCCTAAATCTGCGGTTTGTGCCATCTTCAAATCATAAGCAGAAATATCTTCGATCGATGCTCGTTTTGCGGAACGTTCCAAAGGTTCGATTAAAATTTCGTATACTTGTAACAAATCGTCTTGGTATGGGTTCACTGGTTTCACCCGAAGTTCCACACGATTTTCCTTTAGGACACAAACCAAAGATTTTGGTTTTGAGACCATGGGTTCCGTCGTTTCAATTGTGATGTGAACGGATTTTAAGATATCATTGACCGCAACTGGATTGGTAAGCGTGAATTTTTGATTGGTGTCACGGTCTTGAAGAACCGTAGTTGTCAGTTTGGAAACTATCCCTAAAAGTGTCCTTTGGTCAGTCAGTCTATATTTTTTCATGGTCTAATGAGTATGATACGTAAAATCCTAATTTTCGCCATAGTTTTTCCATCCTTTTTGCCTCTTTTGGCAGAAAAACCTAAATACCAATATTTTGGTAAGGCATATGAACTAAACACAGGAAAGTATATTTATTCGGATAATCATAAAGAATATTATAATAATGGAAAACACACTCACTCCGAAATCCAATACAAAGATGCGAATGGAAAAGTATTTGGTTCCAAACACATTGAGTTTGATCAAAATTCGGAAGTACCAACCTTTAAAACCGTTGATGATAGAGATGGTTATACGGAAGGAGCCGATGTAAAAGGAAAATCAGTTCGCCTATTTTTTAAACGTAAAAAAGAAGATCCTCTTTCTGAGAAAACATATACTCCCAAATCTCCTGCAGTGATGGACGGAGGATTCGATTATTTTGTAAGGAACAATTGGGAACCATTGTCTAGAGGAGAGAGAATGTCTTTTCACTTCATCGCTCCCGTACAACTTGATGATTATAAATTTGCAGTTTTAAAAACCAAAGATGGTGAGTGGAAAGGAAGACCGGCTCTTTATCTCAGATTAGAAATCGATAACTTTCTTTTGAAACAAGTTGTGAAACCATTCCTTTTGGTTTATGATGTGCAAACTCGTCGGATCTTACAATTCGAAGGTCTTTCTAATATCAATGACGAAAATGGAAAAAGTTTGAAAGTGAAAATTGTTTATGATTATCCAAAGGATGTATTGGAACCTTGACAAAAAGGAGTTTCGACCAATTTTTTAAAAACCCTCGGCATTGGAGGGAAGATTTGGTTGCGGTCGGTGGTGATTTCTCCGTTGATCGGCTGTTATACGCCTACACACATGGCATTTTTCCTTGGTCTGAGGATCCTATTCGTTGGTATTGTTTGGATCCTCGTGCCATTTTTGACATTCATCGAGTTCATTTTTCTAAAACCGTTCTTCGCAAAGTAAGGCAAAAAAAATTTCGTATCAGTTTTAATGAAGCATTCCCGATTGTCATGCAAGCGTGTTCTTATCGGGAAAAGGATAACACCTGGATCACTCCTGGTTTTATCGATGGTTATTTGGAACTCCACAAAAAAGGTTGGGCGCATTCAGTGGAAGTATGGAATGCTGAAAATGTTTTAGTGGGTGGAGTGTATGGAGTTGCGATCGGCAAGTTTTTTGCTGGGGAAAGTATGTTTTCCTTTGAATCTGATGCAGGAAAAATTGGCCTCTTTCATTTGTTTGCAAAACTGAAAGAATCAAATTTTGAGTTATTTGACACCCAACAGCTCAACCACGTGACTTGGCAATTGGGCGCTTATGAAATTCCCAAACTCTCTTATTTGGATCGATTGGAACGTGCAATCAAAGATATGGTTCCTTGGGTCATTCCACTTTCACACGACTGATTTCATCTAAATCTACTTTCCAAAGTTTTTGTAATTCTTCTGTTACCCCTTCCCATTCTTTTTCTCCAATCATCGGTGCTTTGAATGGATCGAAGTTTGGATGGTTCTCAAAGAACTTTGTAATCTCCATTTGTTTCATCGTAGTTCGGTAAATCTCAGCTTCTTGGATTTCTGTTTCTGGATTTTTTTCCCCTTGGATGAAGAAAGGTTTGGAAAGGCTAAGTGACAATAAATCAAAATGGTGAAGGTTCAATACATATCCAATGCGTAATAAAACCAAACTATGGTATTCGGTCATCACCTTGCGGTACTCAGATGGATCATTGAATGTTAAAGCACTGTTACTACCATATGTGATATGAACTTCGTTCTGTTTGTCTTTGTTAAGCGATGATTCGATGTTTTTAAATTCTGTTCCCAGTATCTTTGGCAAAATTGTTTCCGCAAAAGGAATGAGGGAACTTGTGTTTTGATCACGTAAGGAAGTGATTTCTTCTTTCGTGATTTCTCTCGGGCGACAACCCGAGAGCAAAACAAGAGTTATCATCAAATTGAGAACTAGATTCATCTTAATTTTGTTTTGACTTAATTTTGGCAAATTCAACATCAATACGTCCCGTTAACATTTTGAAGTACATCATCCAATCAGAAACAAAGGAATAAATCGGGTAAGTAAATGTTGCAGGGCGATTTTTTTCGACAAAGAAATGTCCGATCCATGCAAAGAAATACCCACTAACAAGTGCCAAACCTAAGATATACAACTTAGCAGTTGCGATAAATCCTAAAATACAACCTAAAGCAAGACTTGAGCCTACAAAATGTAACGCACGGTTAAACGGATGGCTATGTTCTTCTAAATAGAATGGGAAAAAATCTTTGAGTGTTTTGTACTTCTTTTCCATAAATTGGTCCTTTCTCTAAACCTTAGTCGATCTTTTCACTTTGCCAACACAAAAATCATTCCAAATATTAGAGTTTGTCCCTAGTTTTTGAAACTATATTCGAGAATTCAGATATGATTTTAAAATAGAGTTGCACGTTAGTGGGTACAAACTAATGTGCATTAACATTTAGAATCTAACAGAGAGTTAAATTTAGCAAAAAGTAGGAGAATGTATGAAGCCTAAATCGATTAAACCGGATGAGTTAAACAAGATTTTTTCCGAACTAAAAAAAGGAGAGGAGTCTGCCATCGGAAGTTATTTGGTAAAAGGAGTTCGTCTTCAAATCAGTAAATACAATTTATCAGGTGCCGAACGAGTTCAATTGTTATACAAAAGAAGAAGAGCACAAGGTTTGTGTATTGTATGCGGAAAAAAAGTCACAAAGAAAAATCCATCGACAGATCAACTTTATAGACTCTGTGAGGAACACCGCAATAAGATTGATAAAGGTTCTAAGTAATCTATTCTTTGGTAGAGTTTCCCGCCTTTCGATGCGGGAGCTCCTGCCAGACTGCTTCTTTTTCCTCATCGGTCATACTGGACCAAGCCCCGATTTCTTCGATTGTTCGGTAACAACCAGCACAAAACCCAGATTCTGGATCCATCATACAGATTTTAATACATGGTGATTTTCGAGACATAGACCTGAAAATAGTAAATTTTTATAAATTTTCCTAAGCTAGTTTGGGAAT comes from the Leptospira ellinghausenii genome and includes:
- a CDS encoding DUF1289 domain-containing protein — its product is MSRKSPCIKICMMDPESGFCAGCYRTIEEIGAWSSMTDEEKEAVWQELPHRKAGNSTKE
- a CDS encoding LIC10235 family protein translates to MKPKSIKPDELNKIFSELKKGEESAIGSYLVKGVRLQISKYNLSGAERVQLLYKRRRAQGLCIVCGKKVTKKNPSTDQLYRLCEEHRNKIDKGSK
- a CDS encoding HAMP domain-containing sensor histidine kinase, producing MRSFFSTLLLLNWGLLLVLLTLALGVFYIYDLVVPAVRPLILFGFVLIAIFGTFYISTNIAMRITDPLATVEKKTKEINAGDFGVELSSPDIRELATLASSINEMARRLKVQFLDLTVEKEKFNYLLQNLKEGVFAIDRNHKFLFLNRNIAETLIEKNSQFKEFIPSIKNKELLNFITDKIKSGKEGKTEFQDGLHFYTARIYPIKSDAMVQLYIGVISDITEDRQNQLIREQFFQNASHELKTPITSIKGYAETLEYKLKLPPDSNERKFLDAILRNTDRLIRIVEDMLTVSRLENHKTVLNLTDVSILELVKNVSESLGVIYSQKKQNLVLDIPFDLKVRADRLLLEDLLVNLISNASAYSPEGSSVIVKVSTTEEQNVIQVIDQGIGISSEDAERIFERFFRVDTNRSRKEGGTGLGLSIVKHIARLHSGEVSVSPNPKGGSIFSFVFPKK
- a CDS encoding sigma-70 family RNA polymerase sigma factor; its protein translation is MKRYQGMVFSQARKAFLSEEEAEDFTQEVFLKAYESLSQFRGEAQFSTWLFQIAKFRLTKVNKKKSHLITDWTEDVSTVADKSKPSVAEILDKEETQLTLHSLIAKLPKSYQLPIHLHYFENKPLKEIANDLNIKLNTIKSHISRGKELLRKWWSHEIEG
- the aat gene encoding leucyl/phenylalanyl-tRNA--protein transferase; this translates as MTKRSFDQFFKNPRHWREDLVAVGGDFSVDRLLYAYTHGIFPWSEDPIRWYCLDPRAIFDIHRVHFSKTVLRKVRQKKFRISFNEAFPIVMQACSYREKDNTWITPGFIDGYLELHKKGWAHSVEVWNAENVLVGGVYGVAIGKFFAGESMFSFESDAGKIGLFHLFAKLKESNFELFDTQQLNHVTWQLGAYEIPKLSYLDRLERAIKDMVPWVIPLSHD
- a CDS encoding response regulator, translated to MKILIVDDEEDIAGLIQFHLEEEGFQTEVCHNGMEVLPRLEKNLPDGIILDLMLPGIGGMDLCRRIKEKYPQIPILMVTAKTGETDVVLGLELGADDYIRKPFNIRELVARVRTVTRRTTDPSQEVQGTITTGKIQINPTAHKVFVEGTEIDLTLIEFKLLQLFAGNPGVAFSRDKLLDRIWGKDVFVTDRTVDVNIKRLRDKLLSEKERLETIRGVGYRFRDA
- a CDS encoding DUF962 domain-containing protein → MEKKYKTLKDFFPFYLEEHSHPFNRALHFVGSSLALGCILGFIATAKLYILGLALVSGYFFAWIGHFFVEKNRPATFTYPIYSFVSDWMMYFKMLTGRIDVEFAKIKSKQN